The following proteins are encoded in a genomic region of Drosophila willistoni isolate 14030-0811.24 chromosome 3R, UCI_dwil_1.1, whole genome shotgun sequence:
- the LOC6651421 gene encoding octopamine receptor beta-3R isoform X1: MTALLNFENLLSYTTMALVITLTASATTTFSKNKSIPTFAANNTVLGSTARSSNSSSLLLSTATVASTTRTSTLPTTLQFDDASLASLSITSTSSEYYESSLDAHELFPTVATNITPNVNTTNVLIEPDPDDSWLDTSLLILKGFIFSSIILAAVLGNALVIISVQRNRKLRVITNYFVVSLAMADMLVALCAMTFNASVELSGGKWMFGPFMCNVYNSLDVYFSTASILHLCCISVDRYYAIVRPLEYPLNMTHKTVCFMLANVWILPALISFTPIFLGWYTTAEHLREISLHPDQCSFVVNKAYALISSSVSFWIPGIVMLVMYWRIFKEAVRQRKALSRTSSNILLNSVHMGHTQQPTSLSYLHPSDCDLNATSTREETHSALSNLEDMLQPATDEDDDKDECDELRVPSPPPRRLSRSSIDLRDLEQERYEKVTHTDSAPSMMALQQPGHMHNQLQPPAPVFNPHIWTETLPITKMPQDQQPQQEHHEQHEQPYQQQAGPHQQLSLTSGSGTSEQEPESTAYRVFGRNSDESETTDHYDTHLPLAEDNKELKRLIDDNYLYFKKQAAGEVGGVVGTGVGIGGGSKYAALSESDFIRLKAGAAVSGRKAFAASDSEFLRTISESKVPDPLPGKEKGFNIRTLLAKTKRLSGEGFALEKKRQQANSEGSSFFRRARNRKLSHSYNGSAAGGRERKIEKRTRQHSDTDSTPNKPDILLDINVLSEQSGTNIIQQFSDGVQLIDFNSEVGERVADDLAQLADCFGESPKQPATPPPSLSPPELPEQNSLLIASSSELAEIFRSLSFPLGDNSARGHRADPQRMSTLSDQVCANYLMSPPNTPAATQTVPVAGGSSSQSASINVYFLSPPPHTAGPGYSPSDTSTVSLDVVTTLPVPTTSQPPATSNISPKPEIILDSTLSPVEGEHKDITSPLFKRKDSTLGCGDTDVSVSGGRHRSSILAGYDGIQTVRKRQASVVTYDVNVINFSQEHSDSRSYIPMGRVSTSSAKHEFSNKSSLIRRGGICIFVDEDEAEIIEQKPRGISFAPVAMPNSPLPKCPLCGADITTSKDTNTTSTDTATATTANASSKRSSHALANASAHAQGLTCFWHKRTAAVTACWQQSKKRRQRFKTGCSQCGATGGSVRPAKGWKAEHKAARTLGIIMGVFLLCWLPFFLWYVITSLCGSACPCPDVLVVVLFWIGYFNSTLNPLIYAYFNRDFREAFRNTLECVLPCLEKRNPYNAYYV, encoded by the exons ATGACCGCACTGCtgaattttgaaaacttgttAAGCTATACAACAATGGCATTAGTCATAACCTTAACGGCCTCAGCAACAACCACGtttagcaaaaacaaatcgaTTCCAACATTTGCCGCAAATAACACAGTTCTAGGCTCCACAGccagaagcagcaacagcagcagtcTACTGCTGTCAACAGCTACAGTAGcatcaacaacaagaacatCTACTTTACCAACAACATTGCAGTTTGACGATGCCTCGTTGGCTTCACTTTCAATAACATCTACATCCTCGGAGTACTACGAGTCGTCCTTAGACGCCCATGAACTTTTCCCAACAGTTGCCACAAACATAACACCGAATGTCAATACCACAAACGTGCTCATTGAGCCAGACCCCGATGATAGTTGGCTGGATACGTCTTTACTGATACTCAAGGGATTTATCTTTTCGTCAATTATCTTGGCCGCCGTTCTGGGCAACGCTTTGGTCATCATCTCTGTACAGCGCAATCGGAAACTGCG TGTAATAACAAATTACTTTGTTGTTTCTCTGGCAATGGCTGACATGTTGGTCGCCCTCTGCGCCATGACGTTCAACGCATCTGTAGAGCTGTCCGGAGGCAAGTGGATGTTTGGCCCGTTCATGTGCAACGTGTACAACAGTCTGGATGTTTATTTTTCGACGGCCAGCATATTGCATTTGTGCTGCATATCGGTCGATAG ATACTATGCAATTGTACGACCCCTGGAGTATCCATTAAATATGACACATAAAACAGTGTGTTTTATGCTAGCAAATGTGTGGATCTTGCCTGCCCTGATCTCGTTCACGCCAATTTTTCTGGGATGGTACACCACAGCTGAACATCTACGCGAAATATCGCTCCATCCGGACCAATGTTCATTCGTAGTAAATAAGGCCTACGCCCTCATATCCAGTTCTGTGAGCTTCTGGATTCCAGGCATCGTAATGTTAGTGATGTACTGGCGCATCTTCAA GGAGGCCGTTCGCCAGCGCAAGGCATTGAGCCGCACTAGCTCCAACATATTGCTAAACAGTGTGCACATGGGTCACACCCAACAGCCCACAAGCCTGAGCTATCTGCATCCGAGTGACTGCGATCTTAATGCCACTTCCACACGCGAGGAGACGCACAGTGCACTGAGCAATTTAGAG GACATGCTGCAGCCGGCCACCGACGAAGACGATGACAAGGACGAGTGCGATGAACTGCGAGTCCCATCACCGCCTCCACGACGCCTCAGTCGCAGCAGCATCGATCTGCGTGACTTGGAGCAGGAGCGATACGAGAAGGTGACCCATACAGACAGTGCACCCTCCATGATGGCCCTGCAGCAGCCGGGACATATGCACAACCAGTTGCAACCTCCTGCCCCTGTCTTCAACCCACACATATGGACAGAAACACTGCCGATAACAAAGATGCCACAGGATCAGCAGCCACAGCAAGAGCACCACGAGCAACACGAACAGCCCTATCAGCAACAGGCGGGACCACATCAGCAACTGAGCCTAACCAGTGGTAGTGGGACTAGTGAGCAGGAACCAGAATCGACTGCCTACAGGGTTTTCGGCCGCAATAGCGACGAGAGCGAGACCACAGACCATTATGACACACACTTGCCCCTGGCCGAGGACAACAAGGAGCTGAAACGTCTCATCGACGATAATTACTTGTATTTCAAGAAGCAAGCGGCCGGTGAAGTGGGTGGGGTAGTGGGAACGGGAGTCGGCATAGGAGGTGGCAGCAAATATGCAGCCCTCAGTGAATCGGATTTCATCAGACTTAAGGCTGGGGCAGCAGTCAGTGGCCGCAAGGCGTTTGCCGCCAGTGACTCGGAGTTCTTGCGTACAATCAGCGAATCCAAAGTACCAGATCCACTTCCCGGAAAGGAAAAGGGCTTCAATATTCGAACCCTGCTCGCCAAAACAAAACGCTTAAGCGGAGAGGGCTTTGCCCTGGAAAAGAAACGACAGCAGGCCAACTCCGAAGGTTCGAGCTTCTTTCGACGAGCGCGGAACAGGAAGTTGTCACACAGCTACAATGGAAGCGCTGCTGGTGGCAGGGAACGCAAAATCGAGAAACGAACCCGACAGCACAGTGACACGGACTCCACGCCCAACAAGCCCGACATTCTACTGGACATCAATGTTCTCAGTGAGCAAAGCGGGACAAATATCATCCAGCAATTCAGTGATGGGGTACAGCTAATAGATTTTAACAGCGAGGTGGGCGAGAGAGTCGCCGACGATCTGGCCCAGCTGGCCGACTGCTTTGGCGAGTCTCCCAAGCAGCCCGCCACTCCTCCTCCGTCGCTATCGCCGCCAGAGCTACCAGAACAGAATAGTCTGCTCATTGCAAGTAGCTCCGAATTGGCGGAAATCTTTCGCTCTCTCAGCTTTCCACTAGGCGATAACTCGGCCAGGGGGCATCGGGCGGACCCACAACGCATGAGCACGCTCAGTGATCAGGTGTGTGCCAACTATCTGATGTCTCCACCAAATACACCGGCTGCCACGCAAACTGTACCAGTCGCTGGCGGCTCCTCTTCGCAGTCGGCGTCCATCAATGTGTACTTCCTGTCGCCACCACCGCACACTGCTGGTCCCGGCTACTCACCAAGCGACACCTCCACAGTATCTCTGGACGTGGTCACCACATTGCCGGTGCCGACTACGTCCCAGCCACCTGCAACATCCAACATATCACCCAAGCCCGAAATCATTCTCGATTCCACGCTGTCACCCGTCGAAGGCGAGCACAAGGACATCACATCACCGCTATTCAAGCGCAAAGATAGCACCCTCGGCTGTGGTGACACGGATGTAAGTGTTTCCGGCGGCAGACATCGCAGCAGCATCCTGGCCGGCTACGATGGTATTCAAACTGTGCGCAAGCGGCAGGCCTCCGTGGTAACCTACGACGTAAATGTCATTAATTTTTCGCAAGAGCACAGCGACAGTCGCAGCTACATACCAATGGGTCGCGTCTCCACCAGCTCGGCAA AGCACGAATTTTCCAATAAATCCTCGCTAATCCGACGCGGTGGCATCTGCATATTTGTGGATGAAGATGAGGCCGAGATCATTGAGCAAAAGCCGCGGGGCATCAGCTTTGCCCCGGTGGCCATGCCCAACAGCCCGCTGCCCAAATGTCCGCTCTGCGGCGCCGACATCACCACCTCCAAAGACACCAACACGACCAGCACTGACACCGCCACAGCCACCACAGCCAATGCAAGTAGTAAACGTAGTAGTCACGCCCTCGCCAACGCCAGCGCCCATGCCCAGGGGCTCACATGCTTCTGGCACAAACGTACGGCAGCGGTCACAGCTTGTTGGCAGCAGAGCAAGAAACGAAGGCAGCGCTTCAAAACCGGATGTAGTCAGTGTGGCGCAACCG GCGGATCTGTGCGCCCGGCAAAGGGTTGGAAGGCTGAGCATAAGGCAGCACGGACTCTGGGCATCATCATGGGTGTCTTTCTGCTCTGCTGGTTGCCCTTTTTTCTTTG GTACGTCATCACCTCGCTCTGTGGGTCTGCCTGCCCTTGTCCCGATGTTCTGGTTGTGGTTCTCTTCTGGATTGGATACTTCAACTCTACACTGAATCCGCTTATTTATGCCTATTTTAATCGCGATTTTCGTGAGGCCTTTCGCAATACGCTCGAGTGTGTGCTACCGTGTCTGGAGAAGCGAAATCCCTATAATGCTTACTACGTCTAA
- the LOC6651421 gene encoding octopamine receptor beta-3R isoform X2, with protein sequence MTALLNFENLLSYTTMALVITLTASATTTFSKNKSIPTFAANNTVLGSTARSSNSSSLLLSTATVASTTRTSTLPTTLQFDDASLASLSITSTSSEYYESSLDAHELFPTVATNITPNVNTTNVLIEPDPDDSWLDTSLLILKGFIFSSIILAAVLGNALVIISVQRNRKLRVITNYFVVSLAMADMLVALCAMTFNASVELSGGKWMFGPFMCNVYNSLDVYFSTASILHLCCISVDRYYAIVRPLEYPLNMTHKTVCFMLANVWILPALISFTPIFLGWYTTAEHLREISLHPDQCSFVVNKAYALISSSVSFWIPGIVMLVMYWRIFKEAVRQRKALSRTSSNILLNSVHMGHTQQPTSLSYLHPSDCDLNATSTREETHSALSNLEDMLQPATDEDDDKDECDELRVPSPPPRRLSRSSIDLRDLEQERYEKVTHTDSAPSMMALQQPGHMHNQLQPPAPVFNPHIWTETLPITKMPQDQQPQQEHHEQHEQPYQQQAGPHQQLSLTSGSGTSEQEPESTAYRVFGRNSDESETTDHYDTHLPLAEDNKELKRLIDDNYLYFKKQAAGEVGGVVGTGVGIGGGSKYAALSESDFIRLKAGAAVSGRKAFAASDSEFLRTISESKVPDPLPGKEKGFNIRTLLAKTKRLSGEGFALEKKRQQANSEGSSFFRRARNRKLSHSYNGSAAGGRERKIEKRTRQHSDTDSTPNKPDILLDINVLSEQSGTNIIQQFSDGVQLIDFNSEVGERVADDLAQLADCFGESPKQPATPPPSLSPPELPEQNSLLIASSSELAEIFRSLSFPLGDNSARGHRADPQRMSTLSDQVCANYLMSPPNTPAATQTVPVAGGSSSQSASINVYFLSPPPHTAGPGYSPSDTSTVSLDVVTTLPVPTTSQPPATSNISPKPEIILDSTLSPVEGEHKDITSPLFKRKDSTLGCGDTDVSVSGGRHRSSILAGYDGIQTVRKRQASVVTYDVNVINFSQEHSDSRSYIPMGRVSTSSASGSVRPAKGWKAEHKAARTLGIIMGVFLLCWLPFFLWYVITSLCGSACPCPDVLVVVLFWIGYFNSTLNPLIYAYFNRDFREAFRNTLECVLPCLEKRNPYNAYYV encoded by the exons ATGACCGCACTGCtgaattttgaaaacttgttAAGCTATACAACAATGGCATTAGTCATAACCTTAACGGCCTCAGCAACAACCACGtttagcaaaaacaaatcgaTTCCAACATTTGCCGCAAATAACACAGTTCTAGGCTCCACAGccagaagcagcaacagcagcagtcTACTGCTGTCAACAGCTACAGTAGcatcaacaacaagaacatCTACTTTACCAACAACATTGCAGTTTGACGATGCCTCGTTGGCTTCACTTTCAATAACATCTACATCCTCGGAGTACTACGAGTCGTCCTTAGACGCCCATGAACTTTTCCCAACAGTTGCCACAAACATAACACCGAATGTCAATACCACAAACGTGCTCATTGAGCCAGACCCCGATGATAGTTGGCTGGATACGTCTTTACTGATACTCAAGGGATTTATCTTTTCGTCAATTATCTTGGCCGCCGTTCTGGGCAACGCTTTGGTCATCATCTCTGTACAGCGCAATCGGAAACTGCG TGTAATAACAAATTACTTTGTTGTTTCTCTGGCAATGGCTGACATGTTGGTCGCCCTCTGCGCCATGACGTTCAACGCATCTGTAGAGCTGTCCGGAGGCAAGTGGATGTTTGGCCCGTTCATGTGCAACGTGTACAACAGTCTGGATGTTTATTTTTCGACGGCCAGCATATTGCATTTGTGCTGCATATCGGTCGATAG ATACTATGCAATTGTACGACCCCTGGAGTATCCATTAAATATGACACATAAAACAGTGTGTTTTATGCTAGCAAATGTGTGGATCTTGCCTGCCCTGATCTCGTTCACGCCAATTTTTCTGGGATGGTACACCACAGCTGAACATCTACGCGAAATATCGCTCCATCCGGACCAATGTTCATTCGTAGTAAATAAGGCCTACGCCCTCATATCCAGTTCTGTGAGCTTCTGGATTCCAGGCATCGTAATGTTAGTGATGTACTGGCGCATCTTCAA GGAGGCCGTTCGCCAGCGCAAGGCATTGAGCCGCACTAGCTCCAACATATTGCTAAACAGTGTGCACATGGGTCACACCCAACAGCCCACAAGCCTGAGCTATCTGCATCCGAGTGACTGCGATCTTAATGCCACTTCCACACGCGAGGAGACGCACAGTGCACTGAGCAATTTAGAG GACATGCTGCAGCCGGCCACCGACGAAGACGATGACAAGGACGAGTGCGATGAACTGCGAGTCCCATCACCGCCTCCACGACGCCTCAGTCGCAGCAGCATCGATCTGCGTGACTTGGAGCAGGAGCGATACGAGAAGGTGACCCATACAGACAGTGCACCCTCCATGATGGCCCTGCAGCAGCCGGGACATATGCACAACCAGTTGCAACCTCCTGCCCCTGTCTTCAACCCACACATATGGACAGAAACACTGCCGATAACAAAGATGCCACAGGATCAGCAGCCACAGCAAGAGCACCACGAGCAACACGAACAGCCCTATCAGCAACAGGCGGGACCACATCAGCAACTGAGCCTAACCAGTGGTAGTGGGACTAGTGAGCAGGAACCAGAATCGACTGCCTACAGGGTTTTCGGCCGCAATAGCGACGAGAGCGAGACCACAGACCATTATGACACACACTTGCCCCTGGCCGAGGACAACAAGGAGCTGAAACGTCTCATCGACGATAATTACTTGTATTTCAAGAAGCAAGCGGCCGGTGAAGTGGGTGGGGTAGTGGGAACGGGAGTCGGCATAGGAGGTGGCAGCAAATATGCAGCCCTCAGTGAATCGGATTTCATCAGACTTAAGGCTGGGGCAGCAGTCAGTGGCCGCAAGGCGTTTGCCGCCAGTGACTCGGAGTTCTTGCGTACAATCAGCGAATCCAAAGTACCAGATCCACTTCCCGGAAAGGAAAAGGGCTTCAATATTCGAACCCTGCTCGCCAAAACAAAACGCTTAAGCGGAGAGGGCTTTGCCCTGGAAAAGAAACGACAGCAGGCCAACTCCGAAGGTTCGAGCTTCTTTCGACGAGCGCGGAACAGGAAGTTGTCACACAGCTACAATGGAAGCGCTGCTGGTGGCAGGGAACGCAAAATCGAGAAACGAACCCGACAGCACAGTGACACGGACTCCACGCCCAACAAGCCCGACATTCTACTGGACATCAATGTTCTCAGTGAGCAAAGCGGGACAAATATCATCCAGCAATTCAGTGATGGGGTACAGCTAATAGATTTTAACAGCGAGGTGGGCGAGAGAGTCGCCGACGATCTGGCCCAGCTGGCCGACTGCTTTGGCGAGTCTCCCAAGCAGCCCGCCACTCCTCCTCCGTCGCTATCGCCGCCAGAGCTACCAGAACAGAATAGTCTGCTCATTGCAAGTAGCTCCGAATTGGCGGAAATCTTTCGCTCTCTCAGCTTTCCACTAGGCGATAACTCGGCCAGGGGGCATCGGGCGGACCCACAACGCATGAGCACGCTCAGTGATCAGGTGTGTGCCAACTATCTGATGTCTCCACCAAATACACCGGCTGCCACGCAAACTGTACCAGTCGCTGGCGGCTCCTCTTCGCAGTCGGCGTCCATCAATGTGTACTTCCTGTCGCCACCACCGCACACTGCTGGTCCCGGCTACTCACCAAGCGACACCTCCACAGTATCTCTGGACGTGGTCACCACATTGCCGGTGCCGACTACGTCCCAGCCACCTGCAACATCCAACATATCACCCAAGCCCGAAATCATTCTCGATTCCACGCTGTCACCCGTCGAAGGCGAGCACAAGGACATCACATCACCGCTATTCAAGCGCAAAGATAGCACCCTCGGCTGTGGTGACACGGATGTAAGTGTTTCCGGCGGCAGACATCGCAGCAGCATCCTGGCCGGCTACGATGGTATTCAAACTGTGCGCAAGCGGCAGGCCTCCGTGGTAACCTACGACGTAAATGTCATTAATTTTTCGCAAGAGCACAGCGACAGTCGCAGCTACATACCAATGGGTCGCGTCTCCACCAGCTCGGCAA GCGGATCTGTGCGCCCGGCAAAGGGTTGGAAGGCTGAGCATAAGGCAGCACGGACTCTGGGCATCATCATGGGTGTCTTTCTGCTCTGCTGGTTGCCCTTTTTTCTTTG GTACGTCATCACCTCGCTCTGTGGGTCTGCCTGCCCTTGTCCCGATGTTCTGGTTGTGGTTCTCTTCTGGATTGGATACTTCAACTCTACACTGAATCCGCTTATTTATGCCTATTTTAATCGCGATTTTCGTGAGGCCTTTCGCAATACGCTCGAGTGTGTGCTACCGTGTCTGGAGAAGCGAAATCCCTATAATGCTTACTACGTCTAA